A stretch of the Manis pentadactyla isolate mManPen7 chromosome 16, mManPen7.hap1, whole genome shotgun sequence genome encodes the following:
- the LOC130681254 gene encoding formin-1-like, translated as MSLAPAWRTKSSSVFAVHNGLKEPKKVLPPAPDTDLLLLDSPPPYPPTAFPQPAAPPVPIPSPPLSPVPPVPPVPVIPPPPPTPQASGGQNVGPAGGTRSRQAPSPGTAVTLPLRALGAPSEDGQQLLQYWPFSSSDLYNWKTQNPPFSENPRGLTNLIESLLFTHQPTWDDCNQLFQVLFTTEEKDRILLEARKNVPGVDGRPTQNPAIIEEGFPLTRPDWDFNTPEGKEHLKVFRQALMAGLRGAARRPTNLAKVRGVLQGPDESPSAFLERLMEAFRQYTPYDPVSEEHKATVTVAFIDQSSKDIRRKLQKLEGLQDKTLRDLVQVAEKVYHNRETEEEKEGRKLWETEERELRKEKRQERNLHKILTTVVRETREPKPGPGGRRQQLDKDQCAYCKEKGHWARECPNRKKKLPQWEKPIAHPKILTMHGDSD; from the exons atgtCCCTTGCCCCCGCCTGGAGGAcgaagtcctcatct GTTTTTGCGGTCCACAACGGCCTGAAGGAGCCTAAGAAAGTTCTGCCTCCAGCCCCCGACACAGatctcctcctcctcgattctcccCCTCCATACCCTCCTACCGCTTTCCCCCAACCTGCCGCTCCCCCGGTCCCGATTCCttccccccctctctctcctgttcctCCTGTCCCTCCTGTTCCCGTTATTCCCCCACCTCCTCCGACCCCTCAGGCCAGTGGAGGGCAGAACGTCGGCCCCGCCGGAGGGACTAGGAGCCGCCAGGCCCCCTCACCAGGGACCGCTGTGACGCTTCCCCTTCGAGCCCTCGGCGCCCCCTCTGAGGATGGCCAGCAACTCCTACAGTATTGGCCTTTCTCTTCCTCAGACCTCTACAACTGGAAGACCCAAAATCCCCCTTTTTCAGAAAATCCCAGAGGGCTGACCAATCTGATTGAATCTTTGCTTTTCACCcatcagcccacttgggatgactgcAACCAGTTGTTTCAGGTCCTGtttacaacagaagaaaaagaccgGATCCTCCTAGAAGCCCGGAAAAATGTGCCGGGAGTCGATGGGCGACCCACTCAGAACCCAGCTATTATAGAAGAGGGGTTCCCTCTGACTAGACCTGATTGGGACTTCAACACCCCGGAAGGTAAGGAGCACCTGAAAGTCTTTCGCCAGGCTCTGATGGCAGGTCTCCGGGGAGCGGCAAGGCGCCCCACTAATTTGGCTAAGGTAAGGGGAGTCCTTCAAGGACCCGATGAATCCCCCTCAGCATTTTTAGAGAGGCTCATGGAGGCTTTTCGGCAGTACACTCCGTATGATCCAGTCAGTGAAGAACATAAAGCCACAGTTACTGTGGCTTTTATAGATCAGTCTAGTAAAGACATCAGGAGGAAATTGCAAAAGCTAGAAGGACTGCAGGACAAAACCCTGCGAGACTTAGTACAGGTGGCAGAGAAAGTGTATCATAAtagagagacagaagaggagaaagagggtaGAAAGCTGTgggagactgaagaaagagagctgaggaaagaaaaacGGCAAGAACGCAACCTCCATAAAATCCTCACCACTGTTGTGAGAGAAACCAGAGAACCTAAGCCAGGGCCAGGCGGCAGGAGGCAACAGCTAGATAAAGATCAGTGTGCGTACTGTAAAGAAAAGGGACATTGGGCCAGAGAATGcccaaacaggaaaaagaaacttccgcagtgggagaaacccattgcCCACCCCAAAATTCTAACCATGCACGGAGACAGTGACTAG